A region from the Deltaproteobacteria bacterium genome encodes:
- a CDS encoding glycosyltransferase, with protein MSSTSSIQHADTRGRIVVIEYRLIQKDLVALFKRSGFEVKVLPAAELKVGPFRSMCREWNPDLIISINYSPDLALLATFVRKPYLSWTIDPLPAGRMAVRNGTELASCMVFSHREASVEDFKALEIKDVRPLKLAAPHERRAPVDHTESLKPYSARVSFVGNSLQGDSAGFMPVLDEHQLERRVPELDAFLQGIFDARAGHSNWCGLTDPAEALPEEFLIYVTAQSERIQCLEAANGRLAHLLRMERVKSLSDAGIQVWGDTGWETAGVTYRGVANHGEELTRIYCASQLNLDIPRLYQRDIITMRVFDVLASGGALLAEECSELLELFTPGEHLFTYADSTSLATRVEELLAEPEKCREVASNGHKLVVGEHTMEHRFQVILDACYERGWLKPL; from the coding sequence TGAGTACCGTCTTATTCAGAAGGATTTGGTGGCACTTTTTAAGCGTTCGGGTTTCGAGGTCAAGGTTTTGCCCGCGGCGGAGCTGAAAGTGGGTCCTTTTCGCTCGATGTGTCGTGAGTGGAACCCCGATCTAATCATCAGTATTAACTACAGCCCTGATTTGGCCCTCTTGGCTACTTTTGTTCGTAAGCCGTATTTGAGCTGGACCATTGATCCCCTTCCTGCGGGGCGCATGGCGGTTCGTAACGGCACCGAACTGGCCTCCTGTATGGTCTTCAGTCACCGCGAGGCATCGGTTGAGGATTTTAAAGCCCTTGAGATCAAAGATGTGCGGCCGCTTAAGTTGGCAGCTCCTCATGAGAGGAGAGCACCGGTTGATCATACCGAGTCACTTAAGCCTTACTCAGCGCGGGTAAGCTTTGTTGGTAATTCACTGCAAGGCGACTCGGCCGGTTTTATGCCGGTATTAGACGAACACCAGCTGGAGAGAAGAGTGCCGGAGCTGGACGCGTTTCTCCAAGGCATATTCGATGCCCGGGCGGGTCATAGTAATTGGTGCGGTTTAACGGATCCAGCAGAGGCTTTACCGGAAGAATTCTTGATTTACGTCACCGCGCAGAGCGAACGTATTCAATGTCTGGAGGCCGCGAATGGCCGCCTGGCTCATCTTTTACGCATGGAGCGTGTGAAAAGCTTGAGCGATGCGGGTATCCAAGTTTGGGGAGATACTGGGTGGGAAACTGCGGGCGTGACCTACCGAGGTGTCGCAAACCACGGTGAGGAACTGACTCGAATTTACTGCGCGAGCCAGCTCAACCTCGACATTCCGCGCTTGTACCAAAGAGATATCATCACCATGCGGGTTTTTGATGTGCTTGCCAGTGGCGGCGCGTTACTGGCCGAGGAGTGTTCGGAGTTACTTGAGCTCTTCACACCGGGAGAGCATTTGTTTACCTATGCCGATTCAACGTCCTTAGCCACTAGAGTAGAAGAGCTTTTAGCTGAGCCGGAAAAATGCCGAGAAGTAGCCTCAAACGGTCATAAACTGGTTGTTGGGGAGCATACGATGGAGCACCGTTTTCAAGTGATATTAGATGCTTGCTATGAACGAGGTTGGCTGAAACCGTTGTAG
- a CDS encoding oxidative damage protection protein gives MTRIVNCKKLGKELPGLEFAPLKNELGERIYQEISQEAWGEWLKHSTMVINEYRLNPAEAKAQDILSEQMFNFFFGEGVEAPPEFIDIQPAAEAAPEE, from the coding sequence ATGACACGCATCGTAAACTGTAAAAAGCTCGGTAAAGAATTACCTGGTCTCGAATTTGCCCCGCTGAAGAATGAGCTCGGCGAAAGAATTTATCAAGAAATCTCGCAAGAGGCGTGGGGAGAGTGGCTCAAGCACTCAACCATGGTGATCAACGAATACCGCCTCAATCCAGCCGAAGCTAAAGCTCAAGATATTCTGAGCGAGCAAATGTTTAATTTTTTCTTCGGAGAAGGTGTGGAAGCTCCACCAGAATTTATCGATATTCAACCCGCCGCAGAAGCAGCTCCTGAAGAATAA